The Dioscorea cayenensis subsp. rotundata cultivar TDr96_F1 chromosome 18, TDr96_F1_v2_PseudoChromosome.rev07_lg8_w22 25.fasta, whole genome shotgun sequence genome includes the window TTTCCCCTCGAGAGATCAGCCTCTATCAAGTTTAGAAGTTGTAATCATGAGAtgccctttttttattattatcataattttataatagatGATAAACTGCAGAGCACTAAACCATAAGGTTTTCCTTTCACAAAGGTTGTAAACTGGACAAACAGTAAATTGGCATGTTGCACAAGAATGCGATAGATTCTTCAATTAAGATACACTGCATGCCAGTGTGTACAAACCACAAAAGCTTCACCAGTTGATCAAATTGAAAACTAATCAGGGTTGAATGGGCTACTATTATAGCCATTCAggagcaaaaataaaacattgcaCATATAGATATCACAAGAAGACCTTTCCCATTGATAAACATATACAATACACTTTGGAGGCCAACATTAAAATGCTGTCAACATTTAAAAGTTGTCTAGTAGCCAAAAGAAAAGTAACTCTCTACAGAGCATATATATACTATCGCTTCCAAAAAGCCCATCAATATGAAGTTCAAACAAGTGGTAGAAGGAATGGCATGAAATTCAGCTATCCCTAAAATCAAGACCTATGGGATCGGCAGCACCAATCATTCACATAATAATTCAAGATTCACCACAAATTTTTATCCATCTTCAGTCATTCTTATCCAATTACATTCACTCTTCCACATCAGTTCCACTTGTTTCATTTATTATCACTTCCATCCAAGTATTATTATTCTTTCCCTTGCTGTAAAATTAAATCATATCACCACTTTGCACAAATTGGAAAATTCCTCAATGCATATAAATTAGCTACATTAAACAGCTCCCTTCTATCTCTTTTGTACTATTTTTATAGAAATGGCACCTCATTTACGGTATATATACTGTTTCGCAGCTTTCGCTATATACCCACATTCTGAGGCCTAAGATTTAACAGGTTAAATAGCAGTCATTTATAATTTGAATTCCAATCACCCAGGGACCCTAAAATCATATTAAACTCCACTTGCATTTCTTCATTTCATCGATCCAACCTTAATTATGTAAGAAAAATCTTCCTCAATCAAACCATCAGGCTATTTACTACCTCTTCCTCAAGCCTACAACAAACAGAGAAAACCATTGTCATGCCTAATGAAGTATGAATCTAAAAGGCACATAAAGAGTGAAATAGTTAAAATCCTACAATTTGACAATAAGTGCAAACATTCTAAGCAACATACTggttatttattcttttcttgtatCTTTGGTGATTAACGTGCTTACATAGCATCTTCAAGCTCTGCATCAAGATCAATGACAAAACTATACATTCCTAATCGTTAACACTAAATAAATAGGTCATCTTACGCATGTGAGAAACAGCGATAGTACAAAACGAAAAATCCAATGTTGTACAAGACGCCAAACACAGTATATCCAATAAAAAAAGGTAATCAAAAGAAAGGCGTACTTTGTTTCATAATTTTCTtaagcaaaacaaaatttataatagaaAGAGAATTGCCACCAAATCCTAAATCAAAATAAGaagcaaaaaaaattcaaacttttcGCAACCACGACATCAAACTTCCTCTTATACAAAAGCCCTAGCGTGATAACCCCAAAACTACCAAAAAGCACAATAAACCCACTAATTCCACCGAAGAACAAACTAATGGTTCCACATAAAACCAAACCAAGATCCAATCTTTCCCATAATCCACCACCCAAGAACCCCAAACCAATCAACCCCACCACTGATCTCGCTCAAAACACTTGAAtgttaaaacataaaaataacaacaaagaaGCCAAACCTGCAAGAGCTCTCTCAAAATATGCAGCAGCAACcgcaaaccctaaacccaatgCCCAAACACAGAGAACCAAAAAACGACCAATTGATAAAACAAACTTTTGCAGGATTCCTCAAGGGCAAATATCAAACCAAAAAACACACTTTTTTGGAACAGAAGCGTTTGTTCAACTGCAAACAACTTAGAGATACATTAACAACTACAGAAAACAAGGACAAATGACAAAGAAAGAGATTAAAGACGGTGTCTTTCTCTTAAAAAAGCCAAGGAGAAAGGAAAGCAAAGCAAAGGGGAAAAGGAGGAAGAGAGCTGTGTTTCCTTTGAAAGTGGCCTCTATTGTCGCACTACTACTTCGTCTCTCCGCATGCCTTCCTCCCTGATAAAGCACCAACAACTTTTCAACACTAATTCCTCTCTTTGGTGGTGGGTTCAACTTCACATCTTTCCCAAAATAGCCCTCTTCTATGTCTTCATTTTAATTaagaattatttttcatgtttttcttctttttttttaattttcttcttttctacttttgatttgttgattaattaattaattaattaattttattttgggttatttgctaaaaaaaaatagtgaaatatCATACCATGTGAAAATGGGCAATTGTTGGTGtatctttaataattttttataaaaaagggAAATTATAGAAGTTGAAgataatttgtgtttttataagatttttaaatttatttttttgtcataaaaatatttagtgtATTTATAATCACCCACTGTTATAAGGGGTATTTAAGTAATTTAAGGTTAGATCATATGATAAGGATTGGGTTGAACCCATTCAAAGTATATTTAAAACTAGGGATTGGTTAGGGTGCAGTTGGATGTGATATGGTTTGATGTTGTTGTAGTTGGTGtatataaaagtaataaaaagaaagaaaatttcttatttataagaaaaaattaatacttttgttcttttagtttgacaaaaaaaaataaaaataaataaataataataataataatctgtTGGTACTAACAAAGTAAAgacacaaatatattaaaatgttaATTTAGTATCAGTGTATGTTCTTAATCCGGCTTGTCCATAAtcataattaaagaaaagaaatgatgggGTGAAATATGAAAGCTCTACAATGATAAGAGTTTCacatattttgtttaatatataaaaatttaaatatgaaatcaCTTATTTAAGAAACTCAAACCTATActatttagattattttttaattaatgtacaatatatttatttatttttattaaaaatcggTTTAAAATCATTCTAATGAATTACTCCGTGAAAGCCACTTGATTCAAATGTTTAACGGCACTAATATAGATTTTTTGTGTGATGTATGAAATGATAAAAgttcaaatttttcattaaaaaaattaactcacGAGTGATATTACATTCTTTACTCACGTACTTTCATAAAGTGTAGAGACATTCGACGCAATAACCCCACCATAAAAATACTAACATTTATTTAtcgcttttatatatatttaaaaaaaaagaaactacaTCTTacacttaaaataataataataataataagataaaatgaaatatacaAGATGCATGTGATAGCTATTTTAGGGAGGTTGGTATGCAAATGTGTGAGGATAATGACTTAATGAGGCCCTTGTTGTTGGAGTGGAGTTGAGTGGGACTAAAGGGAAATCTTAGCCGTAGAgttttttttgatgaaatgaaacatttttatttagaatgTTATCTTACCTCCTTACAACAATACAATTACAAGGGGATGGCTCCAAATTCCAACACTTAAAGTCAACGGTCAATCGTCAACAAAACAGATGGGAACTTTGCCTTTCAGCTGATTTGCGTGCCATATATCTAATTGTTGACCTACCATCTTAgtggtaataaaaataaatatttaaaaatatttatgtttttgcttAGATACAATGTaagttgtaaaaataaatattaaaatatgttggatattaaaaaataatttcataaacaaATAACATGTGAAAATTAGGAGGTAAGAtaacttattaaaattaacaatctattattttttttggtaccAAATCACTGTAaaagatgtttttgtttttattaaagagACGTGTTTGAATTTTGATTCATACACGGTGAcataataaatttgataaacAAATAACATGTGAAAATTAGAAGATAAATTAACTTATTAAAGCTAACACTCTCTTGGTTTTTATGGTACCAAGTTTCTGCAAAAGTGTTTGTGTATTTACTAGACTCACACACGGTGATTGAGGGTTCATGCTAAAATTGAGGTATTAATTCCACACATATGCATGCCTCTAACATGTGACTGGTTCAtacttcataaaaataaaaaaaataaaaataaaattgttgagtgtttgtttataaaataaaaaaataaaaaggggtaAATTTAAACTTCATTTCTTCACTTAATTTGTAAAAGgataattatcataaataaatcattagcAAAGGAATAAtcccaaaaatattaaaaaatatgtaaatttattttaaagatgaCAAGTGAATAAACACATAATTAGCAATCACGTGTgctttgtgaaaaataaaataaacaagcaaTTAACTAAGATGATTAAGGAAGTACAACAGTGAGTGATGgacaatccatagaaaaaattGCAAGTCCAGTACTGACGTCAACAATAAAGCCTTCATTGGATTTATACAAGTCCAAGTACACAAATCTCTCCATTAATCCAAGCTCAGCAGTGCTAATACTcatgataaaaattattaatccaAGCAAGGCATGCCATGGAAAACTAGTTCCCTCTTGTCGCCAATGAAGCTCCAGGGAAATAAAGTATCACCAATCCAacaaaccattatatatattcacaaaacGCCCAAAACAATGGCCACAAGATgcagcaatatatatatatatatatatatatatatattcacaaagttaagttagatttttttaaaattaaaacattaacaTTATTACCAAAAAACATATACTCAGAACTGTAATGAAGTGTCACCTTGTCCTCCAGAGTAAACAAGGCCAAGGAACATAATTAAGAAGTTGATGTAACTGTTGAACATACATTGGTTTTGATTATCATTGAGAAGTAAAGTAAGGTGATTAATTAGATTAAGAAGAAATTATACATACTTCAACACTAAAACTGGAAACAACTTTTCTGAAGTGCAAGAGCCAAAGAAGCTTAAGAGTCATGGCAGCAATGCCAAATAATTAATGGTGCAAACATGATTGCAGGGTTTGCGGATAGACCATAATTAGTCTTCCCATCATCCTTCACTTGAGCCATATATCAAGAGATTGATGAAAAGAATTGATTGACTGGCAAATAttttgaactatatatatatatatatatataaattaagaggtTGTTTTTATCTGTTTCATTCTTTGATCAAGAGATCTTGCATGGTTGGTAGATAGAACCAAATAAGGGAAGACAAGATCAATGAAGTTTTTAGGACTTTACACATGCACCAAAAGGAGCATTCCAAGCATAAATAAATGGAAATCCAATGGGCTATTCTTCTAGACTTTTGGATTGATTGATTGTCTCCTTTATCCTTGGCATTATCTTCCtggaagatatatatatatatatatatatataaaaagaaattattatagtacaaactttttatttcttccttaAATGTTTTTAAGGTTCATAGGTGGATaaaattttaagtaaatttattttatagataGATACATCACAtgatgtaaaaaataataatatatttttgatattaaaaacGCCGGAAGTCTCACTTTCTTCTCTAATTTTcattagttttgttttaaaattttatgaaagtaGCTAGTAGAAATGCTTTCTATAAATATCGACTCAATGAGCATGTCAGTTACTCTGACAAGTGATCAGATCAAGTAATTtcacttatattaatttttttaaaaaaaattatgaataaatcaCAAGCAAACTTCAAACCCAAACACTAGTAGCCTCACTTTTCCACTTAGTTTCCACATTTTTCAACCCAAACACTCAACACAACACAAGAACCACAAGTAATGTGACATATAAACTAACCATTTGTTAGTTATTATATAGTTTAAGTGAATAATGAAACCTATGCACtcagtttaaattttataattaacacaTGCAAACAAACATCTacgttgtgaaaaaaaaaaatattacaaacaaatCATTAGCAAGAATGaagttaacaaaaattttcaaaatgtgaattttcttttttacattaCAAGTAATTCCACATGAGCACTATGtgattattaatacaattaacAAGTAAGCAATTAAGATAATTAAGGAAGTATAACACTGAGGATGATGGACATTCCATAGAGAAGGATTGCAAGTCCAGTGAAATTTACAATAAGCCCTTCTTTTACTTGATACAACCGCAAGATAGCAAACCTCTCCATTAATCCAGTCTCAGCAGTGCAAATGGCcatcataaatattattaatccAAAGAAAGCATGCCAAGGGAGATAGCTCCCTCTTGTTGTAAATGAAGCTCCAGGGAACATGAATATCATTAATCCAACCACCAACtgccaaaattaattaatcaaactctTTAGTGAAATAAAACTCATAAttactttaatttaataaaaggCCAAGTAAATTAtacataagaaatatatatatatatataaatgaagaatttagaagtaggaaattaattaattatatatatatagacctgTAAAGAGTACAAGGAAATGGTGGCAATGCCAAGCCAAGAGTGTAAACTTTTAAGATCAGGTATTCCCAAGTCTCTGTTGAACTTGAAAACAGCATACAGTCCTAAAGCACCCAAAGCAATGGCCACAAGATGCAACAAACCATGGAAAAACTTTTGAACTCTTCTTGTTGCTGGAATTGCCTTGAATGCTATAATAGCTGttcaaacattttttatttcacacatattaattaacttaaataataacattaataatctttaaagtataattaataattaatggatGTCACCTTGTCCTCCAGAGTAAACAAGTCCAAGGAACATAAGAAGGTGATGTATCTGATCAAAAGCAGAAGAATTAGAGTATGATAATTAGTGATTAAATAAatggttttatatatatatatatgtttacttACATTGAGAAGACGGATTTCAACAGTGGAACTCAAAGCAACTCCTTCTCTGAAATGCAAGAGCCAAACAAGCATTAAAGTTATGGCAGCAATGCCAAACAATTGTGCAAATATGATTGCAGCTGTTGCAGAACAACCATAACTCCTGCCATCTTTTACTGCACCCATTTAGAGATTagtaatgaaaataattctTGAACTTGCATGTAATCActttgaactatatatatatatatatgaagttgtAGATATAAGtcccaaagaaagagaaattgGTGTTTGGGTGAGAAGATCAATGAGGTTCTTAGGCCTGCACATACACCAAAGGAAAGAGTACAAGCATAAACGTTTTCTAGGCACTTGCATTATACATAATCAACATAggaaacttgatttgaattttattataaatatatatatatatatatatatatatgaccatgACATGACAATTTGTTTTGATCGAAACGTTTTTAttctaatttcataatttttaattagtgtATATTTCATGTCGAATGCACATATTTGTGAACATAGGTTCATGTTGGATATTGTGTGACATTATATCAGGCTTGTTTTTATACTAGATGGTCTTTACTTTTGgtgtttaaaatatatagttaagGCTTTTTTTTTCCTGGTGTAATCTCATTGTATTGAAAGCATTACGCTCTTGTCATAtcaacaaatgatttttttcagtcagaagagaaaaagaaaataaaaaaaattcccttAATTCTTATGGgttgagaattgaataattaacaCATATAATAATTGAATTGTTGTAGATGCCATTTAACTTGGTACATATATTATAGTTTGATTCTAATACATACAACCCAAATATTACACTGATCAGCAGTGTAAAGCTAAGAGAAtttttcatactctagtttttaaaatgaaaaaaattaagcatgaaGTAAACCATGGCAAATGGAAAGCAATTTAAATTGGTAGACAAGAGAGGTATATAAGAATTGTCCAATAATCATAGCGTTGACTGAAGACCAGGTCTCTTCGGACTAAATATGAATGTTTAATAGAATGCTTAATTAATGTGGGTGTTAATTAACAACTAagttttattgttatatattgaCTTAGTAGTTAGTACATAGACTTGGTAATATGGATTGAgatgtttttatctttataaatcTAATGGTGGGTGTGCCATGCACATGAGATCCTAATTCATttagaaattattaattaatttataagagGTTGCAGATACCACTATATACAATAGAAATACCATCAATCAAGTAACCAAAGTCTACAATTTCAAACATAGATGTTATACTGAATTTAAACAACATTGCATGCATGAATGAGATAAGGCCCACAACCTTTTTCACTCCATATCCAAATAACCCACAGGTGAAATCAATAACCAATCTCTCAAActaaaaatacatgaataaatagaatcccaaaagaaaaaaaaaaacaattatacacacaaatatataaataaatgtatatatatataataatctagAATGTGATTCTACGTATAGCAGTGGAGATGCAAACAGCCACAGCAAAGATGAGGATAAAAAGTCCGGTGAAGTTAATAACACGGGACTCGGCCAAAGTTCCTGTATCCGTCGGCATGCTCTGAGCAAACCCGGTCTCCGCCGTGCATATAATCGTCAAGAAGACGGCCATTCCGG containing:
- the LOC120282509 gene encoding probable ascorbate-specific transmembrane electron transporter 1 encodes the protein MGAVKDGRSYGCSATAAIIFAQLFGIAAITLMLVWLLHFREGVALSSTVEIRLLNIHHLLMFLGLVYSGGQAIIAFKAIPATRRVQKFFHGLLHLVAIALGALGLYAVFKFNRDLGIPDLKSLHSWLGIATISLYSLQLVVGLMIFMFPGASFTTRGSYLPWHAFFGLIIFMMAICTAETGLMERFAILRLYQVKEGLIVNFTGLAILLYGMSIILSVILP